The genomic DNA AGGCGATTGTCTGGCTGTTGAGTGAGAAGGCGTCGTACGTGACGGGAAGTTTTATTGAGCTGGCGGGCGGGAAGTAGTGTGGTGCCGTTTCCCTCACCCCAAAGGGGCGAGGGAGAAAACCGAACGTCAGCATTTGCACTATCGGTCCCCTCTCCCCTTTGGGGAGAGGGTTAGGGTGAGGGGAAACCTGCTTACAGATTTTCGCCGTTGCTGGCAATCACTGCTTTATACCACTCAAAGCTCTTCTTCCGGGAACGCGACATATCGCCCGTGCCGTCATCGTGCTTATTGACGTAGATAAAGCCATAACGCTTGCTGTACTGCCCGGTGGTGAACGAGACGCAGTCGATACAGCCCCACGGGGTATAGCCCATCAGGTCAACGCCATCGTAGGTTACCGCCTTGATCATCTCTTCAACGTGCGCGCGCAGGTAGTCGATGCGGTAGTCATCGTTGATGCTGCCATCTTCTTCTACTTTATCGTAGGCACCGAAGCCGTTTTCCACGATAAACAGCGGCTTCTGATAGCGCTCATACAGTTCGCACAGAGAGTAGCGCAGACCTACCGGATCGATCTGCCAGCCCCAGTCTGACGCCTTGACGTGCGGGTTCGGTACGCTGCCTTCAAAGCCGGAAATCGCATCGCCGCTGCCGCCTTCAGCCTTCACGGCGTTGGTCATGTAGTAGCTAAAGCCGAGGTAGTCGCAGGTACCTTCACGCAGAATAACGTCATCGCCCGCTTCCATTTTGATGTTGAATCCGCGACGCTCCCACTCATTAAGCACGTAGCTTGGGTAATAGCCGCGCAGCTGGACGTCAGTGAAGACATAGCGTTCGCGCATGGATTCCTGGGCAAACATTACGTCTTCCGGCTTACAGGAGAACGGATAGAGCGCGACCATCGCCAGCATGCAGCCCACCTTCATTTCCGGATTAATACGGCGTGCGGCTTTAACCGCCAGAGCGCTGGCCACAAACTGGTGGTGCAGCACTTGGTACATCGTTTCTTCCGGGTTTTCATGTTCGGTATAAACCACGCCGGAGCAGCAGTAGCCGAACAGCGGTGCTCGCCAGTTGCGCTGGTTGTTGATTTCGTTGAAGGTCATCCAGTATTTGACCTTATGCTTATAGCGCTCGAAGACGACTTCGGCAAAACGGACAAAGAAATCGACCACTTTACGGTTGGTCCACCCGCCGTATTGCTGAACCAGATGCAGCGGCATTTCAAAGTGGGAGAGGGTGATAACCGGTTCGATATGGTATTTCAGCAGTTCATCGAACATATCGTCGTAGAACTTCAGCCCTTCTTCGTTCGGCTGCGTTTCATCGCCGTTCGGGAAGATCCGCGTCCAGGCGATAGAGGTGCGGAAGCACTTGAAACCCATTTCCGCGAACAGTTTGATGTCTTCTTTGTAATGGCCGTGGAAGTCGATGGCTTCATGGTTAGGGTAGTATTTACCCGGCACCACTTCCTGAGTGATTTCGCGCGGAACGCCGTGAGCGCCGCCGGTAAGCACGTCACAGATGCTGGGGCCTTTGCCGCCTTTATTCCAGCCACCTTCAACCTGGTGCGCTGCCACTGCGCCGCCCCATAAAAAGTCTTTCGGTAAGGT from Klebsiella sp. WP3-W18-ESBL-02 includes the following:
- the bglA gene encoding 6-phospho-beta-glucosidase BglA is translated as MKKLTLPKDFLWGGAVAAHQVEGGWNKGGKGPSICDVLTGGAHGVPREITQEVVPGKYYPNHEAIDFHGHYKEDIKLFAEMGFKCFRTSIAWTRIFPNGDETQPNEEGLKFYDDMFDELLKYHIEPVITLSHFEMPLHLVQQYGGWTNRKVVDFFVRFAEVVFERYKHKVKYWMTFNEINNQRNWRAPLFGYCCSGVVYTEHENPEETMYQVLHHQFVASALAVKAARRINPEMKVGCMLAMVALYPFSCKPEDVMFAQESMRERYVFTDVQLRGYYPSYVLNEWERRGFNIKMEAGDDVILREGTCDYLGFSYYMTNAVKAEGGSGDAISGFEGSVPNPHVKASDWGWQIDPVGLRYSLCELYERYQKPLFIVENGFGAYDKVEEDGSINDDYRIDYLRAHVEEMIKAVTYDGVDLMGYTPWGCIDCVSFTTGQYSKRYGFIYVNKHDDGTGDMSRSRKKSFEWYKAVIASNGENL